Proteins from one Caulobacter sp. 73W genomic window:
- a CDS encoding PAS domain S-box protein, giving the protein MPETLKDSPDRQASAARLVQLAETLAGVGHWRLDFRTQKVEWSDQVYRIHGVDPDTFDPNIDAAIDAYHPDDRAQVTQMVERAQTSDEPYAATWRLRRLSDGVERIVSIRSAVETDPTTGKPVALFGVFQDITEQQAALDRAENSERRYRLLAENATDVIAIYRPDSIFTYLSPSAYSLLGYRPEEMIGGSTYTIIDPRDQPRVSREFGAYIAAGPDAAPARIEYRGVHKDGHCVWVEAHPRALFDQNGQLIEMHDVVRDISQRKEAETRLEESERLYRLIAENATDMIVRMAADGTMLYCSPACRQLGFEPHELIGRNLLDGIHEDEREKARANLAALFSGEMLEAAADRQHRVRAKDGRWVWLEGAPSVVRNEQGQAVEVINVLRDVTARIQMESELRHAKVQADAAAAAKADFLATMSHEIRTPLTSVIGFSRLLNEMNGLPDSARHFAGRISRASQSLLALINDILDYSKLEAGQVAIHRQPTQTRTFLSDIHDMFASQAAAKGLAISLTVEDAAPAEINIDPDRLRQVLVNLIGNAVKFTDAGQVEIVADWEPQSSVVIMSVSDTGAGIPADKLVNLFKRFSQVDGTSTRKHGGTGLGLAICKGLVEAMGGKIGVDSVENEGSRFWFVLPAGESLTDDFTPSDIRFDPDARILVVDDHEPNRALVRSLLVPYGVLVDEAVDGEMATAMAARTGYAAIIMDMHMPTMNGQKAAQAIKKGGESRDAPILAFSGDRRVKATAGSGFDGRLDKPISGVALLTALRDALAGKAG; this is encoded by the coding sequence GTGCCCGAGACGCTAAAGGACAGTCCTGATCGACAAGCCAGCGCGGCGCGCCTGGTGCAGTTGGCGGAGACCCTGGCCGGCGTGGGCCACTGGCGCCTGGATTTCCGCACCCAGAAGGTCGAGTGGTCCGACCAGGTCTATCGGATCCACGGCGTCGATCCCGACACCTTCGACCCCAATATCGACGCCGCCATAGACGCCTATCACCCCGACGACCGCGCCCAGGTCACGCAGATGGTCGAGCGGGCCCAGACGTCGGACGAGCCCTATGCCGCGACCTGGCGCCTGCGCCGGTTGTCGGACGGAGTGGAGCGGATCGTCTCCATCCGCTCGGCGGTGGAGACGGACCCGACGACCGGCAAGCCCGTCGCCCTGTTCGGCGTCTTCCAGGACATCACCGAGCAGCAGGCCGCCCTGGATCGCGCCGAGAACAGCGAGCGCCGCTATCGCCTGCTGGCCGAGAACGCCACCGACGTCATCGCCATCTATCGGCCGGACTCCATCTTCACCTACCTGTCGCCCTCGGCCTATTCGCTGCTCGGCTATCGGCCGGAGGAGATGATCGGGGGTTCGACCTACACCATCATCGATCCGCGCGATCAGCCCCGCGTCTCGCGCGAGTTCGGCGCCTACATCGCCGCCGGTCCAGACGCCGCCCCCGCCAGGATTGAATATCGCGGCGTTCACAAGGACGGCCATTGTGTCTGGGTGGAGGCGCACCCCCGCGCCCTGTTCGACCAGAATGGTCAGTTGATCGAGATGCACGATGTCGTCCGCGACATCAGCCAGCGCAAGGAAGCCGAGACCAGGCTGGAGGAGAGCGAGCGCCTCTACCGGCTGATCGCCGAGAACGCCACGGACATGATCGTGCGCATGGCCGCCGACGGGACGATGCTCTACTGCTCGCCCGCCTGCCGGCAGCTGGGCTTCGAGCCGCACGAACTGATCGGCCGCAACCTGCTGGACGGGATACACGAGGACGAGCGTGAGAAGGCCCGCGCCAATCTCGCCGCCCTGTTCTCCGGCGAGATGCTCGAGGCCGCCGCCGACCGCCAGCACCGGGTGCGGGCCAAGGACGGCCGCTGGGTCTGGCTGGAAGGCGCCCCGTCCGTGGTGCGCAACGAGCAGGGCCAGGCGGTAGAGGTGATCAACGTCCTGCGCGACGTCACCGCCCGCATCCAGATGGAGAGCGAACTGCGCCACGCCAAGGTGCAGGCCGACGCCGCCGCCGCCGCCAAGGCCGATTTCCTGGCCACCATGAGCCACGAGATCCGCACGCCCCTGACCAGCGTCATCGGGTTCTCGCGCCTGCTGAACGAGATGAACGGGCTGCCCGACTCCGCCCGCCACTTCGCCGGCCGCATCAGCCGCGCCAGCCAGAGCCTTCTGGCCCTGATCAACGACATCCTCGACTATTCGAAGCTGGAGGCAGGCCAAGTGGCGATCCATCGCCAGCCGACCCAGACGCGGACCTTCCTGTCGGACATTCACGACATGTTCGCCTCCCAGGCGGCGGCCAAGGGGCTGGCGATCAGCCTGACCGTGGAGGACGCCGCCCCCGCCGAGATCAACATCGACCCCGACCGCCTGCGCCAGGTCCTGGTCAACCTGATCGGCAACGCGGTGAAGTTCACGGACGCCGGCCAGGTCGAGATCGTCGCGGATTGGGAGCCGCAGAGCTCGGTCGTCATCATGTCGGTCAGCGACACCGGCGCCGGCATCCCGGCGGACAAGCTGGTCAACCTGTTCAAGCGCTTCTCGCAGGTGGACGGCACCTCGACCCGCAAGCATGGCGGCACGGGCCTGGGCCTGGCCATCTGCAAGGGCCTGGTCGAGGCCATGGGAGGCAAGATCGGCGTCGACAGCGTCGAGAATGAGGGCTCGCGCTTCTGGTTCGTCCTGCCCGCGGGCGAAAGCCTGACCGACGACTTCACACCGTCCGACATTCGCTTCGATCCCGACGCCCGCATCCTGGTCGTCGATGACCACGAGCCGAACCGCGCCCTGGTCCGCTCCCTCCTCGTCCCCTACGGCGTGCTGGTGGACGAGGCCGTGGACGGCGAGATGGCGACCGCCATGGCCGCGCGCACGGGCTATGCCGCGATCATCATGGACATGCACATGCCGACCATGAACGGTCAGAAAGCGGCCCAGGCGATCAAGAAGGGCGGCGAAAGCCGCGACGCCCCGATCCTGGCCTTCTCCGGCGACCGGCGGGTGAAGGCGACGGCGGGGTCCGGCTTCGACGGGCGGCTGGACAAGCCGATCTCCGGCGTCGCCCTGCTGACCGCCCTGCGCGACGCCCTGGCCGGCAAGGCTGGATAA
- a CDS encoding ASCH/PUA domain-containing protein, which yields MTRHELKCWPDYFAAIRAGTKTFEMRRNDRGFQLGDIVVLREFDPATDDYTGQTEERQITYLLSEEGFGFIHGWVAIGFGRVPHATDTPFDETLTAEALAQWHDQQARNAAQRAEGARQTAAGYARDAEVQVALKASVVRFETMAEAGEADARFHSAASRLVRAGKAH from the coding sequence ATGACCCGCCACGAACTGAAGTGCTGGCCCGACTACTTCGCCGCCATCCGGGCCGGGACCAAGACGTTCGAGATGCGTCGCAATGATCGCGGCTTCCAGCTCGGCGACATCGTGGTGCTGCGCGAGTTTGACCCCGCCACCGACGACTATACCGGCCAGACCGAGGAGCGGCAGATCACCTATCTGCTGTCGGAAGAGGGCTTCGGCTTTATCCACGGTTGGGTGGCCATCGGTTTTGGCCGGGTGCCGCACGCCACCGACACGCCCTTCGACGAGACCCTGACCGCCGAGGCCCTGGCCCAGTGGCACGACCAGCAGGCCCGCAACGCCGCCCAGCGCGCGGAAGGCGCCCGCCAGACCGCCGCCGGCTACGCTCGTGACGCCGAGGTCCAGGTCGCTCTCAAGGCCTCCGTCGTGCGTTTCGAGACGATGGCCGAGGCCGGCGAAGCGGACGCCCGCTTCCATTCCGCCGCTTCGCGCCTGGTCCGGGCCGGCAAGGCGCACTGA
- a CDS encoding TonB-dependent receptor plug domain-containing protein — protein MICDAAFLAMSATAAHAQDDTFIEEIVVTGSRIARPDLVSSSPIATVGEQELKQSGIVNTENLLNTLPQAVPGVTSTVNNGSGGAATVNLRGLGANRTLVLVDGKRQTPTSQTGTVDLNLIPPALIRSVEVVTGGASAVYGSDAVSGVVNFVLKRDFEGFQFTAGYQNTDDLDAPIYSVDATIGANFADGKGNVVLSLGYNDREPLTLGKRGGLLGSAYADPTAAQYAAGFPNRLLRSGSPSQADGTVCGFNAGARPLNLPGGAGTASDVPCSPPAAACGCSTRPPTAIISRRSTTSRRRKSVTRSRRWATTRSRRASRRSPRATSSIRP, from the coding sequence ATGATTTGCGACGCGGCGTTCCTGGCCATGTCGGCCACGGCGGCCCACGCGCAGGATGACACCTTTATCGAGGAAATCGTCGTCACCGGTTCGCGCATCGCGCGCCCTGACCTCGTCTCCTCCAGCCCCATCGCCACCGTCGGCGAGCAGGAGCTGAAACAGTCGGGCATCGTGAACACCGAGAACCTGCTCAACACCCTGCCGCAAGCGGTTCCGGGCGTGACCTCGACCGTGAACAACGGTTCGGGCGGCGCGGCCACCGTGAACCTGCGCGGCCTGGGCGCCAACCGCACCCTGGTGCTGGTGGACGGCAAGCGGCAGACCCCGACCAGCCAGACCGGCACCGTCGACCTGAACCTGATCCCGCCCGCCCTGATCCGCAGCGTTGAGGTCGTCACGGGCGGCGCATCGGCCGTCTACGGCTCGGACGCCGTTTCGGGGGTCGTTAACTTCGTGCTGAAGCGCGACTTCGAAGGCTTCCAGTTCACCGCCGGCTATCAGAACACCGATGACCTGGACGCGCCGATCTATTCGGTGGACGCCACCATCGGCGCCAACTTCGCTGACGGCAAGGGCAACGTGGTCCTGTCGCTGGGCTACAACGACCGCGAGCCCCTGACCCTAGGCAAGCGCGGCGGCCTGCTGGGCTCCGCCTACGCCGATCCCACCGCTGCTCAATACGCCGCCGGCTTCCCGAATCGGCTGCTGCGCAGCGGCTCTCCTTCTCAGGCAGATGGCACGGTCTGCGGGTTCAACGCCGGCGCACGCCCGCTGAACCTGCCGGGCGGCGCGGGCACGGCGTCGGATGTGCCCTGTTCACCACCGGCGGCGGCGTGCGGTTGTTCAACGCGACCACCGACAGCTATAATTTCGCGCCGCTCAACTACGTCCAGACGCCGCAAGAGCGTTACTCGGTCACGGCGCTGGGCCACTACGAGATCGCGCCGGGCATCGAGGCGTTCGCCAAGGGCAACTTCGTCTATTCGGCCGTGA
- a CDS encoding DMT family transporter, which produces MSGVLHGAGAGALWGLVFLVPALVSDFRPLDLTIGRYLAYGIISAALIAPRLGRLLPRIGRAEWLGLLWISFMGNIVYYLLLSAAVQMGGIAMTSLVVGFLPVAVTIIGSRDKGAVPLRKLAPSLMLCALGAVCIGWQAMGAPASGSQTKQLIGLACAIGALAAWTIFAVGNSRWLARLDGVSAQDWNLLTGVVTGALAIMLIPAAVVLPSNPHGGEDWLRLVGTSIGLAVFASIIGNALWNRMSQLLPLTLVGQMILFETLFALIYGFVWQRRLPAPLEVVAFAIVVLSVVTCIAAHRKPAGGDQSPA; this is translated from the coding sequence ATGTCCGGCGTCCTCCACGGCGCGGGGGCGGGCGCCTTGTGGGGCCTGGTGTTCCTGGTGCCGGCCTTGGTGAGCGACTTCCGTCCCCTCGACCTGACGATCGGGCGCTACCTCGCCTACGGCATCATCTCCGCCGCCCTGATCGCACCGCGCCTGGGCCGTCTGCTGCCGAGGATCGGCAGGGCCGAGTGGTTGGGCCTGCTGTGGATCTCGTTCATGGGCAACATCGTCTACTACCTGCTGCTGTCGGCGGCGGTGCAGATGGGCGGCATCGCGATGACTTCGCTGGTCGTCGGTTTCCTGCCCGTCGCGGTGACGATCATCGGCAGCCGCGACAAGGGCGCCGTGCCCCTGCGCAAGCTGGCGCCGTCCCTGATGCTCTGCGCCCTTGGGGCGGTCTGCATCGGCTGGCAGGCCATGGGCGCGCCGGCGTCGGGATCGCAGACGAAGCAACTGATCGGGCTGGCCTGCGCCATCGGCGCCCTGGCCGCCTGGACGATCTTCGCTGTCGGCAACAGCCGCTGGCTGGCGCGGCTGGACGGGGTGTCGGCCCAGGACTGGAACCTGCTGACGGGCGTGGTCACCGGCGCCCTGGCCATCATGCTGATCCCTGCCGCCGTTGTCCTGCCGTCCAATCCGCACGGCGGGGAGGACTGGCTGCGCCTGGTAGGCACATCCATCGGCCTGGCCGTGTTCGCCTCCATCATCGGCAATGCGTTGTGGAACCGGATGAGCCAGCTTCTGCCGCTGACCCTGGTGGGCCAGATGATCCTGTTCGAAACCCTGTTCGCCCTGATCTACGGCTTTGTCTGGCAGCGCCGCCTGCCGGCCCCGCTGGAGGTCGTCGCCTTCGCCATCGTGGTGCTCAGCGTCGTCACCTGCATCGCCGCGCACCGCAAGCCGGCCGGAGGCGACCAGAGCCCGGCGTGA
- a CDS encoding LysE family translocator encodes MTVIQSLLAFTAAAAVLTATPGLDTAMVLRTAAAEGPRRAILAGLGIGIGCLVWGAAVAVGLGALLAASQTAFTVLKWSGAAYLLWLGVKLLLKPRKAFEMQAAEAGKGGGDFTWMRRGLLTNLLNPKIGVFYISLLPQFTPEGVAAGPFMFGLAAIHFVLGLIWTVGLIAATRPLAKALRRPAVVATLDRLTGAVFIAFAARLAFDRR; translated from the coding sequence ATGACCGTCATCCAATCCCTGCTCGCCTTCACCGCCGCCGCGGCCGTCCTGACCGCCACGCCGGGTCTGGACACGGCCATGGTGCTGCGCACGGCGGCGGCGGAGGGGCCGCGCCGCGCCATATTGGCTGGCCTGGGGATCGGGATCGGCTGCCTGGTCTGGGGCGCGGCCGTGGCGGTGGGCCTGGGCGCGCTGCTGGCCGCCTCGCAGACAGCCTTCACCGTCCTGAAGTGGTCGGGCGCGGCCTATCTGTTGTGGCTGGGCGTCAAGCTGCTGCTGAAGCCGCGCAAGGCGTTCGAGATGCAGGCGGCCGAGGCGGGGAAGGGCGGCGGCGATTTCACCTGGATGCGCCGGGGTCTGCTGACCAACCTGCTGAACCCCAAGATCGGGGTGTTCTACATCTCGCTCCTGCCGCAGTTCACGCCGGAGGGCGTGGCGGCGGGGCCGTTCATGTTCGGCCTGGCGGCCATCCACTTCGTCCTTGGTCTCATCTGGACGGTGGGACTGATCGCCGCCACGCGGCCCCTGGCCAAGGCGCTGCGCAGGCCGGCGGTGGTGGCGACCCTGGATCGCCTGACCGGCGCGGTGTTCATCGCCTTCGCCGCGCGATTGGCGTTCGACCGGCGCTGA
- a CDS encoding HD domain-containing protein, which produces MADGHHGEEARAKFHAMTEGTAEDWAIIAHASMEFGRDLPTRLLAHLKLLQGDCGGFAVDRLEHSLQTATRAHQDGQDEEYVVCALLHDIGDILGPRNHADIAAAIVQPFVSEENHWMVAQHAIFQGYYFFDHLGLDKNMREQFRGHAAFEKTARFCHAYDQPAFDPAFKSMPLEAFEPMLQRVMSAPKRSIYLRAAAE; this is translated from the coding sequence ATGGCGGACGGGCATCACGGCGAGGAGGCGCGGGCCAAGTTCCACGCCATGACCGAGGGCACGGCCGAGGATTGGGCGATCATCGCCCACGCCTCGATGGAGTTCGGCCGGGATCTGCCGACCCGGCTGCTCGCGCACCTCAAGCTGCTGCAGGGCGATTGCGGCGGGTTCGCCGTCGATCGGCTGGAGCACAGCCTGCAGACCGCCACGCGGGCCCATCAGGACGGCCAGGACGAGGAGTATGTCGTCTGCGCGCTGCTGCACGACATTGGCGACATCCTGGGACCGCGCAATCACGCGGACATCGCGGCCGCTATCGTCCAGCCCTTCGTGTCGGAGGAGAACCACTGGATGGTCGCCCAGCACGCCATCTTCCAGGGCTACTACTTCTTCGACCATCTGGGCCTGGACAAGAACATGCGCGAGCAGTTCCGGGGTCACGCGGCGTTTGAGAAGACGGCCCGGTTCTGCCACGCCTATGACCAGCCGGCCTTCGACCCGGCGTTCAAGTCCATGCCGCTGGAGGCGTTCGAGCCGATGCTGCAGCGGGTGATGTCGGCGCCCAAGCGCTCGATCTACCTGCGCGCGGCCGCGGAGTAG
- a CDS encoding N-succinylarginine dihydrolase — MSGGPLRPVALVAHRQQPWESPVRVSEINFDGLVGPTHNYAGLSLGNVASQGNAGDVSKPRAAALEGLSKMRQLMALGLEQGFLPPHHRPAVGPLRALGFSGTDVQVLTQAAVEDPSLLRNASSASAMWAANAATVIAAPDSGDGRTHLVVANLSTMLHRGFEHEETYRNLRSIFRDEAHFAVHPALPASAHFSDEGAANHMRLAANQGARGINVFVHGEARGGRYPERQQRRASEAVARLGGLKGGDAMFARQSLTAVEAGAFHNDVVAVANERLLLAHPDAFDDKGLLFDVLSARLPQLVIEEVDVSLEAAVRSYLFNSQLVTLPDGDMALILPAEAEAENTVWAAVQKLVDGPSPIRRAVIVDVRESMRNGGGPACLRLRVPVPDAARAGMDQRFLLDERRIEALEALIEAAWPEAIAPSDLIDPELWLHAGAAMDALRVTIQNF; from the coding sequence ATGAGTGGCGGTCCCCTGCGCCCCGTGGCACTGGTCGCCCACCGACAACAGCCGTGGGAGTCGCCGGTGCGCGTCAGCGAGATCAATTTCGACGGACTGGTCGGGCCGACGCACAACTATGCGGGCCTGTCCCTGGGCAACGTCGCCTCGCAGGGCAATGCGGGCGATGTGTCCAAGCCCCGCGCCGCGGCGCTGGAGGGTCTCTCGAAGATGCGCCAGCTGATGGCGCTGGGTCTCGAGCAAGGCTTCCTGCCGCCCCATCACCGCCCGGCCGTCGGCCCGCTGCGGGCGCTCGGCTTCTCCGGGACCGACGTGCAGGTCCTGACCCAGGCGGCGGTCGAGGATCCGTCCCTGTTGCGCAACGCCAGCTCCGCCTCGGCGATGTGGGCGGCCAACGCCGCCACGGTGATCGCCGCCCCCGACAGCGGCGACGGCCGCACGCACCTGGTGGTCGCCAACCTGTCGACCATGCTCCATCGCGGTTTCGAGCACGAGGAGACCTATCGGAACCTGCGCTCCATCTTCCGTGACGAGGCGCACTTCGCCGTCCACCCCGCCCTGCCCGCCAGCGCGCATTTTAGCGACGAGGGCGCGGCCAACCACATGCGCCTAGCCGCCAACCAGGGCGCGCGCGGGATCAACGTCTTCGTCCACGGCGAGGCGCGCGGCGGCCGCTATCCCGAACGCCAGCAGCGGCGCGCCAGCGAGGCGGTCGCCCGGCTGGGCGGGCTGAAGGGCGGCGATGCGATGTTCGCGCGCCAGTCCCTCACCGCGGTCGAGGCCGGGGCCTTCCACAACGACGTGGTGGCGGTGGCCAATGAGCGCCTGCTGCTGGCCCATCCCGACGCCTTCGACGACAAGGGCCTGCTGTTCGACGTGCTGTCGGCGCGCCTGCCGCAACTGGTCATCGAGGAAGTGGACGTCAGCCTGGAGGCCGCCGTCCGCTCGTACCTGTTCAACAGCCAGCTCGTGACCCTGCCGGACGGCGACATGGCCCTGATCCTGCCGGCCGAGGCGGAAGCGGAGAACACCGTCTGGGCGGCGGTGCAGAAGCTGGTCGACGGCCCCTCGCCCATTCGCCGCGCGGTTATCGTCGATGTGCGCGAAAGCATGCGCAACGGCGGCGGCCCCGCCTGCCTGCGCCTGCGCGTTCCCGTGCCGGACGCGGCCCGCGCGGGGATGGACCAGCGCTTCCTGCTGGACGAGCGGCGGATCGAGGCGCTGGAGGCCCTGATCGAGGCCGCCTGGCCGGAGGCGATCGCCCCCTCCGACCTGATCGACCCCGAACTATGGCTTCACGCCGGCGCCGCCATGGACGCCCTGCGGGTCACCATCCAGAATTTCTGA